The nucleotide sequence GACCTTGGCCTCCAGGCGGATGCCCGCCATGCCCACCGGTTCCTTGATCCCGGTCTGGCTGTCGATGATGTATTCCTGGGGAAGGACGTGGAGAATCTTTTGATCGGCCGGAATCGCCACCGCCCGGGCCGAATCCAAGACCCGATCCACGTCGGTCTGGGTCACCTCCTTGTCCTTGATGGCGACGATGCCGTGGGAATTGAGGCTGCGGATGTGACTCCCGGCGATCCCCACGTAGGCCGAACGGATCTGAAAACCGGCCATCAATTCGGCCTCCTCCACCGCGCGCTGAATCGCCTGCACCGTGGATTCCAGATTGACCACCACCCCCCGTTTCAGGCCCGTGGAAGGGTGACTGCCGATGCCGACGATTTCGATTTCGTCTTCCTCGACGTTGTACTCCCCCACAATCGCCGCCACCTTGGAAGTGCCGATGTCGAGCCCTACGATAATATTTCGGTCTCTGCGCTTAGCCATATCGTCTCGTTATGATTGTTTGTCCTGCTCACGCCAGCGGACTGCGAATCCGTGTTCGTAGCGAGCATCGAGCCGCTTTACGTTTTGCCTTTGCTCAGGCGTCAAGCGGGCCAAAAGCCGAACCACCTTGCCGAAAGCAGCCTGCGGTTGCTGCCGCCCCAAAACCACCATCGTGCGTGTGGCGGGAGCGGATTGCGAACCGCCTGCGCTGGTCATCGTCAGCCGCCAACTCCGCCGGGCATCCACCTCGATTCCGAGAATCCGGAAAGATAAAGCCCCGAGGGATCGAATCATCTCCCGATAAGCGGAAAACAGTCTTTTTTCGTGACCGTCCGGTCCTCGCAGCATCGGCAGATCCGTGTATCCTTCAATGGTGGCGGGGACGAACTTTTCCCCCCGCCGATTCAACAGTTCTGTTTTTCCCCATCGCACATACGGCACCTGCTCTTGGATTTTAAGGCGGATCACGTCCGGCCAGATTCGCATCACTTGCACCTTTTCCACCCAGGCCAGCTTTTCCACCGCCGTCACCGCATCGTCTACATCCAATTTCCAGTAACCACCCGCCAACAAGGGCGTCAACGCTTGCTTCAAGGCATCGCCGGTCACGTGCCGAACCTGCCCTTCGATCCTCACATACCGGATCGGAGC is from Methylohalobius crimeensis 10Ki and encodes:
- a CDS encoding cell division protein FtsQ/DivIB, encoding MLTWIGSLKTTAPIRYVRIEGQVRHVTGDALKQALTPLLAGGYWKLDVDDAVTAVEKLAWVEKVQVMRIWPDVIRLKIQEQVPYVRWGKTELLNRRGEKFVPATIEGYTDLPMLRGPDGHEKRLFSAYREMIRSLGALSFRILGIEVDARRSWRLTMTSAGGSQSAPATRTMVVLGRQQPQAAFGKVVRLLARLTPEQRQNVKRLDARYEHGFAVRWREQDKQS